The Verrucomicrobium spinosum DSM 4136 = JCM 18804 DNA segment TCTGGCGACGGAGGATGTGGAAGTACTGGGCCGGGGTCGTGAGGTTGGCCACCTGCATGTTGCAGCCAGCGCAAAGTTGCAGGAAACGCTCCAGGCGGCCACTGCTGTGCTCTGGCCCCTGCCCTTCGAAGCCGTGCGGAAGCAGCATGACAATGCTGCTGGGCTGGCCCCACTTGCTCTCCGCGCTGGCAATAAACTGGTCGATGATGACCTGCGCACCGTTTACGAAGTCACCAAACTGGGCTTCCCAGCAAATGAGCACGTTGGGAGCCAGCAAGGAGTAACCGTAATCGAAGCCAAGCACGGCGGCCTCTGAAAGGAGAGAGTTGTAAACGCAGAAGCGTCCCTGCTCGGGCTGAATGTTCTGCAGCGGGATGTAGCGCTCCCGGGTGGAGTTGTCATACAGCACACAGTGGCGCTGGCTGAAGGTGCCACGCCGACAGTCCTGCCCACTCAGACGCACCCCTGTGCCATCCGCAAGCAAGGACCCAAAGGCCAGAGCTTCAGCATGGGCCCAGTCAAAACCAGCACCCGATTCCAGCGCCTTTTTGCGGGCGGCCAGGAAGCGCTTTTCAATGGTGGGGTGCAGACGGAAGTCTGGCGGGGGTTCCACCAGCTTGAGGCCCAAGGTACGCAGACCATCCGCAGGCAGGCCGGTCACCACCGGATCATGGGTATAACGTGGCTGTGGCTGGGCAGTGCTTCCTTCAAAGGGGTTGTGCCCTTTTTTCTTCTCGTCATCCGCCAATTCGGAGAAACCTGCTTCCAAAGCTGCTTCCAGCTCCTTGCGAAGCTCGTCCACGCGCTCTGCTTTGAGCACGCCTTCCTCGGCAAGACGCTGCCCGTAGAGGGTGGCGGGAGTGGGATGCTCGGCAATCGAACGGGCCAGATGCGGGGTGGTGAAGCTGGGCTCGTCGGTCTCGTTGTGACCGTGGCGGCGGTAGCACACAATATCCAGTACCACATCACGGGAGAAAGTCTGACGGAACTCAAGGGCCAGACGGGCGGCAAAAGCCACATCCACTGGGGAGTCCCCGTTCACGTGGATCACCGGAGCTTCGATCACCTTCGCGATATCCGTACAATAGTCTGACGAACGCGCATCTGCCGGCAGCGTGGTGAAACCGATCTGGTTATTTGTAACGAGGTGAATGGTCCCGCCCGTGCGATAGCCTGGAAGCTGGGAGAGGTTGAGCACCTCCGCCACAATCCCCTGCCCAGCGAAAGCGGCGTCACCGTGAATGAGGACCGGGAGCACCTTTTTGCGGTTCACCGTGTCTTCCAAGTGACGCTGGCGGGCACGGGCCTTGCCTTCCACGACGGGATCCACCGCCTCAAGGTGGCTCGGATTCGCCGCCAGATCGATCATGACCTCGTTGCCGGACTTCGTGCGGCGCTTCGTCTGGAAGCCAAGGTGGTATTTCACATCCCCGTCACCTGCCACCATGTTGGGCACGTAGTTTTCGGAGAACTCATAGAAGAGGGTCTTGAGGGGCTTCTTAAGGTAGTTCGCCAGCACGCTCAGGCGGCCACGGTGGGCCATGCCCATGACGATCTCCTCACCACCATAGCCAGGCAGATCCTCAAAAATAGATTCCAGTGCCACCATCAAGCCCTCGCCACCTTCGATTGAAAAGCGCTTCTGGCCGACATACCGCTTGTGCAGGAAACGCTCAAAAGTCTCCGGCTGCAACAGCCAGCGGAGCAACTCTTCTTGGTCTGCCGCCGTCGGGGCCGGCAGCTCCACACGGCGCTCAATCCGGTCCCGCAACCACGCACGCACTTCGCGATTGTGTATGTGCATGAACTCGAATCCGATCCGGTCGCAGTAGATGCGGCGGAGAGTCTCCAGCATCTCGCGCAGTTTCACGCGACGACCGTTGGCAAAGAACTGGGTGCTGATCTCCTCGTCGAGCTCATCTTCCGTGAAGCCGAGGCTCGCCAGGCTCAGCAGAGGCTGATCTGGAGCAGTCTTGCTCAGCGGGTTGACCCAGGCGGCCGTATGCCCCACGCGACGGAAGTCGAGGATGGCATTGGTGACCTTCGTGCGGAAAGCCAGCGCCTTTTCAGAAAGTTGCTGACCAGTGGCATCTTTTGCAGCATCCCCTCCTGCTCCCACTTTTTGCGCCATGCCCAGTTCGAAACCTTCGAAGAAGGAGGCCCAGGCGGGCTCGACATCGTGACTGTTGTTTTTCCAAGCGAGATATTTCTCTTCGAGCAGGTCAACGTTTGCCCGGTAGGGGAGAGTGGCGTTCATGGCAAGAATGCAGGGGCTGACACTATGTATCGGGACCCTCTGCGGGAAAGCAGAAATATGACTTGAATTGCAAATGTTTCGCGGGGTTGCGAACAGGCACCCCATATGAAGGAGATACGCGTACGCTGCCCCGTACGGAAACTTCAAATATCCGCAATTAAGTGCCTGCTTTTCTGAGAGTGGGACTGGAAAGGCCCCGGGGCCCACCGTTATTTCGCCCCATCCACCCGAGGGTGAACCTTCCTTGAAGGCAAAAGCTTGTCTCTTTTGCCAACCTGCGCTTTCGTTGAGGTTCCTGATGATTGATGTCCAAAACCTCACCAAGACCTATGTGGGCAAGACCGCCGTGGATGGTCTTTCCTTCAAGGTGGAACCCGGCGAGGTGGTCGGCTTTCTCGGCCCCAACGGGGCAGGCAAAAGCACCACCATGCGTATTTTGACCGGGTTCCTCTCCCCCACGTCTGGGACGGCGAGAGTAAACGGTTTTGATGTCTTCCACCAGTCGATCGACGCCCGGCGCAGCCTGGGCTACATGCCGGAGAATGCCCCCCTCTACATGGACATGCGGGTCAAAGAATACCTGCAGTTCCGCGGAGCGATCAAAGGCCTGGGAGGAAGTCTCCTGCGCAAACGGGTGGGCGAGGTGATGGATGCCTGTGCCCTGACGGAGGTTCGGCGCAAGATCATCGCCAATCTCTCCAAAGGTTTCCGCCAGCGGGTGGCGCTTGCCGATGCCCTCGTGGGCAAGCCCCCTCTCCTCATTCTGGACGAGCCCACCAACGGTCTCGACCCCAACCAGATCCGCCACGTTCGCGAGTTGTTGCTGGCCTTCAAAGGCCGCCAGACCATTCTCCTCTCCACCCACATCCTCAGCCAGGTGGAACAGACCTGCGACCGCGTCCTCCTTCTTCATCAGGGCAAACTTCGCGCCGATGACACCCCTCAGAATCTGGTGCGCAAACTGCGTGCAGCCAGTGACCTGCATTTGGAAGTTTCCGGCGGCACAGGCTACGAGGAGCACCTTGGCAAGGTGACAGGCGTGCGCAAAATCACCGCAGAGAGACAGGAGGGCAACTGGAGCCACTTCACCCTCCGCATCGAAGCCCGCACCGACATCCGGGAGGCGATCTTTGACCTCGCGCTCAAGAACCGATGGCAGATCCGGGAACTCAGACGTGAGCTACCCAGCCTGGAAGACGTCTTTGTTGAGCTGACCCACGTCTGATCTGAGCTCCCTCCCGCCTCCTCGCCCCTCCTCCGCTTTCTCCGATGCGCACCTTCTTCATCCTGCTGACCCGGGAACTCCGCAGCTTTTTCTACTCCCCTGTCGCCTATGTCGTCATAGCTCTGGTGATGATCATCAACGGCTTCTCCTTTCGCGCCGCCGTGGCCATCCTTGAGCGCGGCCCGCAGCAGGGCAGCCTGGTGAGCTGGACGTTCCACTCCCAGTGGTTCTGGCTCTCCTACTTCTTCATCTTTCCTCTCCTGACCATGCGCCTCTTTGCAGAAGAGCGGAAGCTGGGGACCTTTGAAACGCTGTTCACAGCCCCGGTGCGCACGTGGCAGGTCGTGTGGTCCAAGTACCTTGCCTCCGTGGTTCTCTACTGCCTGATCTGGGTACCCAGCCTGGCCAATTTCTTCATCTTTGAGAGCATGACCGCCGGGGCCACAGAGATCCCGCACGGCAGTCTCTACGGGATCTACCTGCTTATCTTCGTGATGGGACTCTTCAACCTGGCGGCAGGGTGTTTTGCCTCCGCCCTTACCTCGAACCAGATCGTGGCGGCGGTGCTCTCCTTCACCATCAGTCTCATGCACTACCTGCTCGGGGTATTTGTCCTGTACCTGGGCCGCCGTATTCCGGAGCAGTTTGTGGAGCTGGTTCACTACATTGCCACCGTCGAGCACATCCGCGTCTTCACCTACGGCCTGCTCGATTCCCGGCCCATTGCCTACTACGTCAGCCTGGCATTCATCTTCATCGTCGGCACCCATCAGGTGCTGGAATTCCGCCGCTGGCGGGTGTGATCCACCCGTCCACCTCTCCCGGCCCACTGCGACCGGCCGCGTTTCTTTCTTTCAGCCTTTCCTCACGTTTCATGTCGGACACCCCGCCCGCCAATCCCTCTGGCACCACCCCGCCCCAACCGCCCGCCGCCCGTCCCCTTCATCGGTTGGGAATCGGCCTCAATGTGGCCTTCCAGACCTTGCTGGTGATTGCCCTGTTTGCCACGGCGAACTACTTGAGCTATCGCCACTACGTCCGGAAGGACCTGAGCCCCAGCAGAGACTACACTCTGAGCGACACCACGGTCGGCTACATCAGGAAGCTCTCCAAAGATGTGGAGATCACGCTGATCTTCAATCGTGACTCCGTGATCATGCAGGACATGCGGGCTCTCGCTGAGGAGTACCGGCAGGTCAAAAAGTCCCGGGTGCGCGTGGACGAGATCGACCCCGCCCGGGATCTGGAAGATGCGGAAAAACTGAAGCTTTCCTATGGCATCGCCCTCACCGGGAATGGCGTGCTGGTGCGAGCCAATGACCGCATCCGCTTCATCACGGAGAATGAAATCATCATCCGGGGTCTGAACGGAGACCGCGACAACCCGAGCGTGGACCTCCGGGGGGAGGATGCCATCACCTCCGCCATCATGGGCCTCATTGAGGGCCGGGTCCGGCGCTTCTACTTCATCGCAGGCAAAGGTGCCGTCAGTCCCGGCGGCACGGAGCTTGCCTACATCGCCCTCGCGGATCTGGGGAAGCAGCAGAACTTTGAGGTCATGCCGCTGAACCTCACCGACGTGGAGTCGGTCCCCGAGGATGCCAGTGGCGTGATTCTGGTGGGCGCACGCTACGATCTGAGTGAGCGTGAAACGCAGGTGCTGGATGCCTACTGGCAGACCAAGCGTGCCGCCCTGCTCGTGCTGCTGGATCCTAATGGTGAGACTCCCCGCCTTCGCAGCTTCCTGACCAAGCAGGGGGTGACCCCGCGCCAGGACCGTGTGCTCTACGCGGAAAGCACCAGTACCGGCCCCAAGGTGCAGTTCTCCGTACAAACGGTCTTCCTGCAGGATTCTCCCATCAGCAAGCCCTTCACCGAGGTCTCCTCCAGCTTCAGCGGGCAGACACAGTCGCTGGATCTGAAAACCGAGTCCGCCGAACTGACCAGCCGCCAGATCCAGGTGCAACCTTTGATTGACGCGGCCGAGCGCTTCTGGGGTGAGACCGAATACACCCAGCAGCTTCCTGTGGTGGACCGTGAAGACACCCGCCCCCCCGTGCATCTGGCTGCCAGTGTGGAGCGCGGCGCCGTGGGCGATGAACGTCTGCGTGTGGACAGCGCCCGCATGGTGGTGATCGGCAACGCCCTCCTCCTTGATCCCGCCACGCGCCTCGCCTCCCACCAGGACTTTATTTCCTCCGGCCTCAACTGGATGCTGAATCGCGAGCGGTTCATGGGCATTACCCCGAAACGAAAGCAGATGTTCCGGCTCGAACTCAAGCAGGACCAGCGCCAGCAGATCTTCTGGGTGACGGCCATCCTCATGCCCGGTGCTGTGCTCGGCATGGGCTTCCTAGTCTGGACCTTCCGCCGGGCGTGACCTGACCTGCCTGATATGAAGCTTTCCACCACCCTCGTTCTGCTGCTCCTCGTGGGGGGGCTGATCGCCTACATCGCCGGGTACGAGCGCCATCTCCCCTCCACCACGGAACGGCTGGCCCGTGTGAACCGTCCCTTTGCCTTTGCTCCGGCAGACGCGGTGGACATCTCCATCACCACGAAGGATGGAACGCTGAAGCTACAGCGCAAGGGAGACAGTTGGCAGGCACAGGCCCCTTATCAGGATCGCGCCAATCCAGAATGGGTGGCCCAGCTTCTGAATTCGCTCAACGGCCTCGAATGGCGGGAGACCGTTTCCCGCAAGGACATGAGCAAGGAAGACTACAAGCGCACCGGCCTCGGCAATCCCGCAGCTCTTGAGGTGTCCGTATTGGGGGAAGGAGGCAAGGAACTCGCCCGCTGTCGGTTTGGCGGGAAGGCACCCTACGAAGAGTCGTTCTATGCCGCCCAGCCTGGCGAGAAACCAGACAAGAAGGGTGACGAACTGCTCCATGTCACCAAGTCAACGCTCCCCGCCCTGCTGTCCAAAAACGCAGAGGATTGGCGCGACATCAAGCTTGTCCGCTTGCAGCCTGACACCATCCATCGGTTCGTGCTGAGTGCAGGTACGGGGGCCATCGAGTTCACCCGCGAGAAAGGCAAACCCTGGCAACTGATCAAGCCGATACAGACAGCCGCCAGCGATGAACGCGTGAACGCGATCCTCGCCGCAGTCCTCAATATGGACGTCAAGCTGAATACCGCGTCGGATGGTGAGGCGAAGACGGCCAATCCGGCCCTGCCCCTCATGAAAGTCACTTTGGAAGCTGACGGTCAACCCGGCCCAGTGGTGCTCACCCTTCATCCCGTGGATGCCGGCCAAGAAGTACCCGCAGAGGTCACCAACCGCCCCGGCCGTTTCCTGGCTCCCCCCAAACTAACCGACTTCTGGCGGCTTCAGCCCAACCATCTGCGGGATCAACAGCTCGCCCGGATTCCCGTGGAAGGCGTCATCGGCGTGCGACTGCGCAGCCTGGCCCAACCTGAGGTGGTGCTGAATCGGGAATCGGGAGCCTGGAGTCTCAAGCGTTTCGGCAAACAGGAACCCGGAAATCAGGAGCGCATTCAGGCGCTGCTGGACGGTCTGAATGGCACCCAGGTGCGCGCATTTGTGACAGACAACGTCACCGCCAATCTAGGGCCCTACGGCCTCGATCAGCCTTTCCTGGAAATCGAATGGATCACCAAGGAGAGCTCCCGCGTGCTTCAGTTCGGACAGGGCGAACAAGGAGTGATCAGCGCCAAGTACCGGGGTGAGCCCACCATCGTTCAGGTGAGCCCGTTCATGCTGAGCATCTCCCCGCCTGAAACGCTGAAATGGCGCAGCGGCCGGGTACTCAGTGCCAACATGTTTGCCGTACAGCGGGTGGTGGTGGCGGAGGGCACCTCGCCGGCTCTCACGCTCAACTACGCATCGCTCAATGCCAGTTGGAGCGGCACACTGGCGGGACAAGACATCACCGCCAGGATCAACTCCGCTGCCGCAAATCAGCTCCTGAACCGGCTCGTCAACTTTGACGCCGTGGAGTGGAGCACCAACCGCACCGCCGCCATCGAGGCCTTGAAGAACCCCACGCTGACCGTTCAGCTTTTGCTGACGGATTTGGAAAAGCCGGGGGGCGAACCCCGCCCGGTCCTGCTCACCTTTGCCCCTGCGGCCTCAGTTCCCGGTCAAAAGCCCACCCTCTATCACGGCCGCATGAACGACGAACCGGACACCTTCATTGTGGATCGCGCCACGTATGAGGCATTGACCGCCCCCATGCTCAAGGTGGACGGCGAACAGTAGCGCCGGGCACAAGCTCAGCGCTAAAAACCGTAACGTGGCGGGACGACCGGATGGCCGCCCCGCCCAGTCACGCCCCGGGGTCCTTTCACATTACCGGGGCCACGGTCCTCAGACGTTGGGCGGTCCGCCCTCGATCTTCTGAATCATTTTCCGGATGTGGGACGCCTTCGTAGCGCGTGGCTTCATGATAGCGAGGCTCTTCAGGAAAGAGCCCCACTCAATCACTTTGATGTTTACTTTACGTACCCCCCACTGATCCATGGCAGCCTTGGAAGGCTTGTAGATGTCAATCGTCCCCGTGCCCACAAGCGCGGAGCCGTAATCATCTACCTCATAGACGCAAGGGTCGCCCTCAATTTGGAACTTTGTGCCCACGGGATACACTGACCAGTCCGCAGCGGCGCTGCGAACACTCCCGTATTTCAGGTTTCCGCCCGCGGCAGTTTTGGTGCCGTGCACGATGTGGTCGCTCTCGGTGTGGGTGTAAGCGGTGGTTCTCACATTGTGGATGCGCTGAACCCGCTGTGTCGGCGAGGCTGTCGTGTTTGTCGTGCCAATGCAGGCGGGGGAACCCGCGCAAAGCGCGGCCAAAGTGAGGAGGCTGGATTTCATCATAGGCGTGAGTACTGGCTACAAGGGCCACCGTGTGGTTAGGCCAACTCATTGTCCCCCATCAGTCGGGTCTGGACAATCCTAGGAACAGTCAGGGTGTTTACTGATGCCAGATGATAAAAATTTGCTCATACTTTGAACAAAACACCCCTTCGATTGTCCAAGCGACCCTTCCCACCCAATCCCCTGAATGCCAACCTTTTAGAGGCGAGCCCCCTACCGGAAAAATTGATAGTCTGACAACGCGAAAGCAGCCTCTGGAAAACGTCACCCTGCCAACCGCTTCGCTTACCAAAACAACCGGTCACGGGCGGGTAATTACATGAACCAAAACTGCGTCAGGCACCGCAGTACCGGCTGGGCAGGATCTGCCTCTTGGTGGACTTCCACCTTGCAGCCAGGCCAGATATTCCCTCTAATTCCAGAGGAGCCAGGGAGTTTTAGAATTGACCCCCTTGCCTTCCGCAAGTCCCGGCCCCCCATCGTTTTCGATTTATTACCGTCATGAAGACGTTCCGCCTCGTTTCTCTCGCGTGTTGTGTTCTGACGTCGGCCACCCTCCTTGCAGCGGACAATGCGCCGCGGGTCTGGACGGACAATCAGGGCCGGAAAGTGGAAGCCACCTTCATCAAACTGGAAAACGGCGCGGTGTACATCCAGACGGCGGCAGGCGTGATCTTCAACCTCCCCCTGGACCGGCTTTCCCTGGAAGATCAAGAACTGGCGAAGTCGTTGAAACCTTCGGCCACCTTGATGGGTCAACTCCCCGCCCTGGCCGACTCTGCCACGGTGGCCCAGGCTTCCGCACGCATAGACCAGCTTGTGGAGATGGGCTGGCAGAGAGAGAACCTGAAACGCAGCCAGCCAGCCTCTGGGAAATCTGCTGATGGAGAGCCCAAGGCCGTCCTGCCCCCCATCACAGGCAACCCAGCCGCCTCCGACGAGCAGTTCGTCCGCCGTGCTTATCTGGACATTGTGGGGCGGATTCCCAGCTACGAAGAGACAGTTACCTTCACCCGCAGCGGTGACGCTGACAAGCGCGCCAAGCTGATCAACAAGCTCCTCGACTCCGAGGGTTACGTCAGCCACATGTATAACTACTTTGCCGAGATGCTGCGGATCAAAGACGACTTTGAGCGCAACCTCGTCCGCGGCACGGCCTACAGCCAGTGGGTAAAGCAGAACCTGAGGGAAAACGCCCCCTGGGACCAGATGGCGTACCAGATGCTCACCGCCACCGGGAAGATGTGGAGCAACGGAGCGGCGGGATACATGCTGCGTGATGCCGGCATGCCGCTGGACAACCTCTCCTACACCCTGCAGTTGTTTCTCGGCACCGACGTGGCGTGCGCGCAGTGCCACGACCACCCGTTTGCCGACTGGACTCAGCGCCAGTTCTATGAAATGGCCGCCTTCTTCGGCAATACCGCCACCGAGATGGGTGCCGGCGACTTCCCAGGCGGAGATCCTGGAGAACGCCTCCTCAAAGAGGCCATGGCGCTGATGAAAAGCAAGGGGGTGGATGGCGAGCAGTATCGCGGCCTGCTGGGTGATGTGATCAATGCCAACAAGTTTGCCGTGGTGGATCGAACCGAAAACCGCCTAACCCTGCCCGGAGACTACAAATACAAAGACGGCAGCCCAGGAGAAAAGGTCTCGCCCAAACTCATCATGTGGAGTGCGGAAGACGCCAAAAATCCTGCCTATCTGCTGGCCTCCACGATCTCGGCCAACAAGGGTGCCAAGTCGCGCGAAGTCTTTGCCCGTTGGGCCACGCACCCTTCCAATCCCCGCTTTGCCATGACCATGGCCAATCGCCTCTGGAGCCGGGCCTTTGGAAAGGCGCTGACACCCTCTGTGTTGCACGTGGACAACCCCGATGAAGCTTACAATCCAGAGCTGATCAGACACCTGGCTGCCGAGATGGTCCGGCTGAAGTTCAACCTCAAGGAGTTCCAGCGCATCGTTTTCAATACCCGCACTTATCAACGTGAGGCAACGACGGTCGAACTGCCCATGGGCGCACCTTACTTCTTTCAAGGCCCCGTATTGCGGCGCATGACCGCGGAACAGGCGTGGGACTCCTACATGACGCTGCTTCTCGGCAATCCCGATAGCGTGAAGAATCCGGATGCTGACCTTTACGGTCGCTCGATGGATGTGAACCTGGCGACGGTAAATGCCCAGACGCTGCTCCAAAAGGTGAGCGTGATGAACTCCCTGGGAGCCCGCAACGAGGCCCGTATGGGTGCCACCCTCACCGACGCAGGCAGCAAGAACATGGATCCCACCAAGGTGATCGTGTTCGGCAACATGAAGCTCATGCGAGCTTCTGAGCTGGAACAGCCCGCTCCTCCCGGGCACTTCCTGCGAGAGTTTGGTCAGTCCGAGCGGTTCACCATCGACGGCGGGTCCAAGGACGGCAGTTCCCCGCAGGTGCTCATGATGATGAACGGTGCCGCCCAGAAAATGCTGACCAGCAAGGACTCCCTGATTGCCCGCAACATGGAGAAGGTGAAAAACCCGCCCGACAAGGTGGAGGTCGTATTCCTCAGCATTCTGAACCGGCATCCCAACTTCCGGGAGAAGGACATCGCCCGAAAAGCATTCGCCGCCGAAGGTGAAGCCGCCTACGGGAACATCATCTGGTCACTCATCAACGGCCGCGAGTTCAGCTTTGTGCAGTAGTTGGGACGACCGGACTACTCCCGAGGACCGCGCCCGGCGTAGTCCGATGGTCTCCATCAGCTCAGGTCGCCACGGGATCGCTCGTACAATCCCCCGCGCCCCTCCGCCGTGCCCAGCACGCCCACCGCATTTCACGCGCTTCCCCTCCGTTGCCTGAGCCGATCAGCACGGACCTACTCCCCCCTGCATTTTTCCATTGCTCCGAGGAACCGTTTTTGAGATGCTCATCACAGTGACTCGGCATTGAGCTTCACCCTCCTCATCCCTATGAGCTACGAC contains these protein-coding regions:
- a CDS encoding 2-oxoglutarate dehydrogenase E1 component, which translates into the protein MNATLPYRANVDLLEEKYLAWKNNSHDVEPAWASFFEGFELGMAQKVGAGGDAAKDATGQQLSEKALAFRTKVTNAILDFRRVGHTAAWVNPLSKTAPDQPLLSLASLGFTEDELDEEISTQFFANGRRVKLREMLETLRRIYCDRIGFEFMHIHNREVRAWLRDRIERRVELPAPTAADQEELLRWLLQPETFERFLHKRYVGQKRFSIEGGEGLMVALESIFEDLPGYGGEEIVMGMAHRGRLSVLANYLKKPLKTLFYEFSENYVPNMVAGDGDVKYHLGFQTKRRTKSGNEVMIDLAANPSHLEAVDPVVEGKARARQRHLEDTVNRKKVLPVLIHGDAAFAGQGIVAEVLNLSQLPGYRTGGTIHLVTNNQIGFTTLPADARSSDYCTDIAKVIEAPVIHVNGDSPVDVAFAARLALEFRQTFSRDVVLDIVCYRRHGHNETDEPSFTTPHLARSIAEHPTPATLYGQRLAEEGVLKAERVDELRKELEAALEAGFSELADDEKKKGHNPFEGSTAQPQPRYTHDPVVTGLPADGLRTLGLKLVEPPPDFRLHPTIEKRFLAARKKALESGAGFDWAHAEALAFGSLLADGTGVRLSGQDCRRGTFSQRHCVLYDNSTRERYIPLQNIQPEQGRFCVYNSLLSEAAVLGFDYGYSLLAPNVLICWEAQFGDFVNGAQVIIDQFIASAESKWGQPSSIVMLLPHGFEGQGPEHSSGRLERFLQLCAGCNMQVANLTTPAQYFHILRRQMKRPFRKPLVLMTPKSLLRHPQAVSKLEDLGDGTHFHDVLDDDTLTTDPNRITRLIFCSGKVYYDLLEFRKENEIKNAAIIRVEQLYPLNVGLIEKIAARYPRAQKKWIWCQEEPENMGAWTFIRHRLEDMTNHVLRYAGRERASSPAAGSKAIHTHEQERLVEDAFSV
- a CDS encoding ABC transporter ATP-binding protein, whose amino-acid sequence is MIDVQNLTKTYVGKTAVDGLSFKVEPGEVVGFLGPNGAGKSTTMRILTGFLSPTSGTARVNGFDVFHQSIDARRSLGYMPENAPLYMDMRVKEYLQFRGAIKGLGGSLLRKRVGEVMDACALTEVRRKIIANLSKGFRQRVALADALVGKPPLLILDEPTNGLDPNQIRHVRELLLAFKGRQTILLSTHILSQVEQTCDRVLLLHQGKLRADDTPQNLVRKLRAASDLHLEVSGGTGYEEHLGKVTGVRKITAERQEGNWSHFTLRIEARTDIREAIFDLALKNRWQIRELRRELPSLEDVFVELTHV
- a CDS encoding ABC transporter permease, producing MRTFFILLTRELRSFFYSPVAYVVIALVMIINGFSFRAAVAILERGPQQGSLVSWTFHSQWFWLSYFFIFPLLTMRLFAEERKLGTFETLFTAPVRTWQVVWSKYLASVVLYCLIWVPSLANFFIFESMTAGATEIPHGSLYGIYLLIFVMGLFNLAAGCFASALTSNQIVAAVLSFTISLMHYLLGVFVLYLGRRIPEQFVELVHYIATVEHIRVFTYGLLDSRPIAYYVSLAFIFIVGTHQVLEFRRWRV
- a CDS encoding GldG family protein, with amino-acid sequence MSDTPPANPSGTTPPQPPAARPLHRLGIGLNVAFQTLLVIALFATANYLSYRHYVRKDLSPSRDYTLSDTTVGYIRKLSKDVEITLIFNRDSVIMQDMRALAEEYRQVKKSRVRVDEIDPARDLEDAEKLKLSYGIALTGNGVLVRANDRIRFITENEIIIRGLNGDRDNPSVDLRGEDAITSAIMGLIEGRVRRFYFIAGKGAVSPGGTELAYIALADLGKQQNFEVMPLNLTDVESVPEDASGVILVGARYDLSERETQVLDAYWQTKRAALLVLLDPNGETPRLRSFLTKQGVTPRQDRVLYAESTSTGPKVQFSVQTVFLQDSPISKPFTEVSSSFSGQTQSLDLKTESAELTSRQIQVQPLIDAAERFWGETEYTQQLPVVDREDTRPPVHLAASVERGAVGDERLRVDSARMVVIGNALLLDPATRLASHQDFISSGLNWMLNRERFMGITPKRKQMFRLELKQDQRQQIFWVTAILMPGAVLGMGFLVWTFRRA
- a CDS encoding DUF4340 domain-containing protein, whose translation is MKLSTTLVLLLLVGGLIAYIAGYERHLPSTTERLARVNRPFAFAPADAVDISITTKDGTLKLQRKGDSWQAQAPYQDRANPEWVAQLLNSLNGLEWRETVSRKDMSKEDYKRTGLGNPAALEVSVLGEGGKELARCRFGGKAPYEESFYAAQPGEKPDKKGDELLHVTKSTLPALLSKNAEDWRDIKLVRLQPDTIHRFVLSAGTGAIEFTREKGKPWQLIKPIQTAASDERVNAILAAVLNMDVKLNTASDGEAKTANPALPLMKVTLEADGQPGPVVLTLHPVDAGQEVPAEVTNRPGRFLAPPKLTDFWRLQPNHLRDQQLARIPVEGVIGVRLRSLAQPEVVLNRESGAWSLKRFGKQEPGNQERIQALLDGLNGTQVRAFVTDNVTANLGPYGLDQPFLEIEWITKESSRVLQFGQGEQGVISAKYRGEPTIVQVSPFMLSISPPETLKWRSGRVLSANMFAVQRVVVAEGTSPALTLNYASLNASWSGTLAGQDITARINSAAANQLLNRLVNFDAVEWSTNRTAAIEALKNPTLTVQLLLTDLEKPGGEPRPVLLTFAPAASVPGQKPTLYHGRMNDEPDTFIVDRATYEALTAPMLKVDGEQ
- a CDS encoding 3D domain-containing protein, encoding MMKSSLLTLAALCAGSPACIGTTNTTASPTQRVQRIHNVRTTAYTHTESDHIVHGTKTAAGGNLKYGSVRSAAADWSVYPVGTKFQIEGDPCVYEVDDYGSALVGTGTIDIYKPSKAAMDQWGVRKVNIKVIEWGSFLKSLAIMKPRATKASHIRKMIQKIEGGPPNV
- a CDS encoding DUF1549 domain-containing protein, which translates into the protein MKTFRLVSLACCVLTSATLLAADNAPRVWTDNQGRKVEATFIKLENGAVYIQTAAGVIFNLPLDRLSLEDQELAKSLKPSATLMGQLPALADSATVAQASARIDQLVEMGWQRENLKRSQPASGKSADGEPKAVLPPITGNPAASDEQFVRRAYLDIVGRIPSYEETVTFTRSGDADKRAKLINKLLDSEGYVSHMYNYFAEMLRIKDDFERNLVRGTAYSQWVKQNLRENAPWDQMAYQMLTATGKMWSNGAAGYMLRDAGMPLDNLSYTLQLFLGTDVACAQCHDHPFADWTQRQFYEMAAFFGNTATEMGAGDFPGGDPGERLLKEAMALMKSKGVDGEQYRGLLGDVINANKFAVVDRTENRLTLPGDYKYKDGSPGEKVSPKLIMWSAEDAKNPAYLLASTISANKGAKSREVFARWATHPSNPRFAMTMANRLWSRAFGKALTPSVLHVDNPDEAYNPELIRHLAAEMVRLKFNLKEFQRIVFNTRTYQREATTVELPMGAPYFFQGPVLRRMTAEQAWDSYMTLLLGNPDSVKNPDADLYGRSMDVNLATVNAQTLLQKVSVMNSLGARNEARMGATLTDAGSKNMDPTKVIVFGNMKLMRASELEQPAPPGHFLREFGQSERFTIDGGSKDGSSPQVLMMMNGAAQKMLTSKDSLIARNMEKVKNPPDKVEVVFLSILNRHPNFREKDIARKAFAAEGEAAYGNIIWSLINGREFSFVQ